In Thermococcus chitonophagus, the genomic stretch TCAGTGTTAAAGTTCCTTGCTAACCTAAGGGATTATGCAATGCTCTATAACTCTACTGTAATTATCGTTAGCGACCTAACAACTTTCTCGGAAAAAGAACGGAAGCTGTTATTAAGGGTAATTGGTGAGGAAACATGAAGATTGTAAAAGGAGATATAACAAAGTTCAGAGCCGAGGCTATAGTCAATGCCGCAAATAAATATCTTGAACACGGTGGTGGGGTTGCATATGCCATCGCAAAGGCTGCCGCTGGAGATGTATATGAATATATTAGAATTAGTAAGGAAGAAATGAAAAAACAAATTGGGAGGGAGTATATAGAGCATGGAGAAGTTGTTGTTACTCCTCCTTTAAAATTGGCACAAAATGGTGTTAAGTATGTCATTCATACCGTTGGTCCATATTGTGGGGGAAAATGGGATAAAGAAAAAGAAGACAAATTGAAACTTGCAATTTTAGGGGCACTTAAAAAGGCTGATGAGCTTGGTGTTAGGAGTATTGCCTTTCCGGCTATAAGTGCTGGTATCTACGGTTGTCCCTTGGAAAAGGTAGTTAAAGTGTTTAAAGACACTGTTGAACAATTCCTAAAGGAAGCTAAGAATGTAAAAGATGTGTTTTTGGTATTATATTCCGAAACAGACTATAAGAAGGCCCTAAAAGTTTTAAAAGAGGTGGAAAACGATGAAAATTGATAACAGTATTAAGGAAAAAATATTGAAAAAGCTTCCCGAAAATCTTTCAAGACTAGCCGATCTTGCCTATAATTATTGGTGGAGCTGGGATCATAAAGCAATGAAACTATGGCAGAAAATAGATGAGGAACACTGGAGGCAGTATAAGAATCCTGTCAAGTTGCTTCTTGAAGTTCCAGAATCTAGACTTAGGGAACTGTCTAAAGATGATGCATTTCTTGATCTATACGAGCTCGTCATAGAGAGGTTTGAAGGCTATATGAACCAGAGTACTACATGGTTCTCTACGAACTATCCCCGTTGGGATAAGCCGATAGTTTATCTTTGTATGGAATATGGAATAAGCAAGAGCCTTCCAATATATTCTGGGGGATTGGGAATTCTTGCTGGAGATCACCTTAAAACGGCAAGTGACCTTGGATTGCCTCTTATTGCAGTTGGGCTACTCTACAAGCATGGCTACTTTAGGCAGGAGATTGATAAAGATGGAAGACAGATAGAGATATTTCCAGAGTACAACACTAAAGAAATGCCTATAAGACAAGTACTTACCAACGATGGAAAACCTTTGCTGATTGATGTCCCAATAGAGGGCAAAATGGTTAAGGCAAGAGTTTTTCTCGTTGAAGTCGGGAGAGTTCCATTATACCTTCTTGATACGGATGTTTTAGAGAACCCGGAGGAGGACAGAAAAGTCTGTGACTACCTATACAACGCTGAGCCTGACAAGAGAATAAAGCAGGAAATCCTCCTTGGTATTGGTGGAATGAGGCTTCTCAAGGCATTAGAGATAGAACCTGGGGTTATTCATCTAAATGAGGGCCATCCATCATTCGCAAACTTCGAAAGAATAAGATGGTTCATGGAGGAAGGACTCAGCTTTGAAGAGGCCCTAGAAGTTGTAAGGGGAACGAGTGTATTTACAACCCACACGCCCGTGCCAGCTGGTCATGATGTGTTCCCCGTAGATTTCGTGAGAGAAAAGTTAGCGAAGTTCTTTGAGGGGCTGCCTACTGAGAAGTTCCTTGAGCTAGGAAAGGCAAATCCAAGTGATCCAAACTTTAACATGACGATACTCTCGATAAAGACATCAAACTTTGTAAATGGTGTTAGCCAGTTGCATGCTAAGGTTACGAGGGAAATGTGGGCAGGACTCTGGGCGGGAGTACCTCTGGACGAGATACCCATTGAGGGAATAACGAACGGTGTTCATACAGCAACGTGGGTTAATGAGAACTTAGCAAAGCTCTACGACATATACATTGGCAAGATATGGAGAGAGCACGTTAACCTTGAGGGTATATGGTATGCAATAGAGAGGATTCCTGATGGAGAACTATGGGAGGCCCATCTTAAGGCAAAGAGAGAGTTAATAGAGCTCATCAGGAGAAAGATAATGAGGAGGAACGAAAGGATCGGTATAGACGAACCTCTTCCAGATATAGACGAAAATGCTCTTATAATAGGTTTTGCAAGAAGGTTCGCGACGTACAAGAGGGCGGTGTTGCTGTTCACGGATCTTGAGAGGCTGAAGAAGATTGTAAACAACTCTGAGAGGCCAGTTTACATAGTCTTTGGAGGAAAAGCTCATCCTAGGGATGAAGCTGGAAAGGAGTTCCTCAGAAGAGTTTATGAAGTATCTCAAATGCCGGAGTTTAAGGGCAAAATAATCTTGATAGAGAACTATGACATGGGTTCAGCAAGGCTTTTTGTTTCTGGAGTTGATGTTTGGCTTAACACTCCAAGGAGGCCTCTAGAAGCCAGTGGAACGAGCGGTATGAAAGCTGGCCTTAACGGTGTCATAAATCTGAGCATATTCGATGGGTGGTGGGTTGAGGGGTACAATGGAAGAAATGGTTGGGTCATCGGAGACACGAGCACTGAGCCAGAAACCGAGGCTGATGACTACTGGGATGCAATGAGCCTCTACGATATCTTGGAGAACGTTGTAGTTCCAATGTATTATGAAAACAGGGATGCATGGATAAGGATGATGAAGGAGAGCATAAAGAGCATCGCCCCGAGATTCAGCACTCACAGGATGGTTAAGGACTACGTGACAAAGTTTTACTCAAAGGCTATGGAACTTGGCATCTACTTAAGTAGGGATAACTTCAGGTGGGCCAAGGAGCTTGCTAAGTGGAAAGAGAAGATAAAGACGGAGTGGGATAAAGTCAACATCGAGGAAGTTAAGGTCAACGAGCACATTGTTAATGTTACGATAAACCTTGGAAACTTAAAGCCAGAAGATGTAAGAGTTGAGCTATATTATGGAATTAAAGAAGAGGAGTTCAAGATACTAAAGCCTCACATAGTTGAACTCAGGAAAACTAAAGATCTTGGGAATGGGAGGTATATCTACACTTACATGGGCAAAGCCCTCAAGAATATCGGTAATCCATGTTGGCACTATGCCATCAGGGTCTACGCTTATCATCCAATGATGCCCGGAAAATTCCTGTTGGGTGGCTACATAAAATGGAAAGGGGTGGAGAGGTAATTACTCTCTCTTTTCTTCCTCAACTCTCTTCTTGTATGCTTCTGCAGCTTCTCCCAAGCTCTTGAAGAGTTTAAGCATCTCCATTGGTAGGGTGAGTACGATAACGTTGCTCTTATCGCTTGCGACGTCACTTATTGTCTGTAGGGTTCTAAGCTGCAAGGCCATTGGGTGTTCGCTTATAATTTCTGCGGCTTCCCTAAGCTTCTCAGCCGCCTGTCTCTCGGCCTCTGCGAGTAGGATTCTGGCTCTCCTTTCTCTCTCTGCTTCTGCCTGCTTTGCCATAGCCCTCTGCATTCCCGCTGGAAGTTCTACATCCTTGATCTCCACGGCTGTAACCTTTATCCCCCAGGGATCCGTTGCTTCGTCAATTATCCTCTGCAACTGCATGTTGAGTTTATCCCTCTCGCTCAAAAGCTCATCTAGATGTGCCTGGCCTATGACGCTCCTCAAGGTTGTTTGTGAGATCTGGGATGTGGCCATGATGTAGTTCCTAACTTGGGTTACGGCTTTTACCGGATCTACGACCCTAAAGTAGACTACAGCGTTAACTCTTACTGGCACGTTGTCCTTGGTTATCGTCTCTTGGACTGGAACGTCAAGAACTTGAGTTCTTAAGTCGACTATAACCGCTTTTTCGAATATCGGGATTATGAAGAACAATCCTGGTCCTCTAGCTCCAACAACCCTACCGAGCCTGAATATCACTGCCCTCTCGTACTCCTTAACGATCTTGATGGCGCTGGCTAAGAATATCAATACAAACAGCACTACTATTCCAATAACAAACAAATCTCCAGGCAAGATCATTTCCTTTCACCTTCTTCTTCCTTTTCCCTAACAACGATAAGAGTCAGGCCATCCATATCAACTACCCTAACTTTCTCCCCCTTTTCTATAGGCTTTCCAAACTTGCTTCTAGCCTTCCATAATTCGCCCCTAACCTTGATCATACCCTCGGGGTTCAGATCTTCAACGACAACACCAATTAGCCCTATCATCTCCTCCCTACCAGTTTTTGCTTTCTTCCTGTGAGCCTTTATCACCGCGGCCATCCCAAAGGCGAAGAATAGTGCTAGCAGAACTCCTATAGTTATTATGACTATTCTCAGCTGGGAAAACACCTCCCTGTTAACTAGGTACTCCACTTCTCCACCCCCAAACAGCAGTATTCCCCCTAGTATGAACGAAATCAGCCCTGCAACTGTGAAGAGTCCAAACGTTGGTGTTAATGCTTCGGCGACAAAAAACAGCATCCCCACAACTATTAATAGCAGCCCCGCAGCGTTGTAGCCAAAATAACCAAAGCCTATTATTGCGAGGACTATCATGATCGCCCCCACTGTCTCTGGAACGTGCCATCCTGGGGTCAGAAAGCCTATTATCAACGCCCATATCCCCAGGGAGAGGAGAAGGTAAGCCATGCTTGGGTCAGTTATGTACGTAATCACCTTGTCCTTAAGTGACGGTTTCAGGTAAACAACTTTAGCGTTGGTAAAGTTGAGGGTTACATACTTACCATTTACGGGGAGTTTTGTCTGCATTCCATTCGCTTTCTCGAGCAACTCGTTAACATCCCTGGCTATGACTTCTATAACACCATACTTTAGTGCCTCCTCAGGGGTTAGGCTTAGATCCTTAGTTATGAACTCCTCTGCTATGGTGGCGTTCCTTCCGCTTTCCTGGGCAAGGCTTTTTATATATGCGATGTAGTGATTGACTATCTTAGGGGGAGCTTGTATTATAGAACCGTTCTGAGCATAACCCAGGATGGGTCTACAGGCTCCTATGCTAGTTCCTGGGGCCATGGCGATTAAGTGGGATCCGAGGGCAATATATGTTCCAGCTGAAGCAGCCGTTGCCCCTGGAGGATAGACGTAGATTATCACGGGAACCTTGGCTTGTTGGATTCTCTGTATTATGTTCATCATAGCATCTCCCCTTCCACCTGGAGTATCAAATTCTATAATTATAGCTTCGGCTTTGTTCTCCTCTGCCAGGCTTATGTACCTGTTGAACTGGTCATAGGTATAGGAAGTTATCTGGCCCCTAATTTGAGCAACATAAACGACCTTCTCCTGAGCTAGCGTTGGAAGGAACAGAAGCGAAAAAACAAGTAACCCCAGGATCAGCTTTCCCCTCATCTTAGTCACCATACCTAACAAAAGTAGTAAAAAGAATATTTAAATGTTTTCAATCAAAGCCTGAACTTTCTCATAGCCATTTCTGCGGCCACCGTAATTGGGTCGATGGTTGGGCTTATTGGCGGGGCATATGCAGTTTCTAAGTAAGCAACGTCTTCAACCGTTGCGCCCTTCTGGGCTAAAGCTGAGAGCGTCATTATCCTGCCCCAGACTCTTTCCCCTCCAACTATTTGAGCCCCAATAAGCTTCTTGTCTTCCTTCCTGAATATCAACTTCACGGTTATCGGTTTGCCCCCAGGATAGTACTCTGGCTTTGTTGAGCCTTTGAACTTCCCTACAACTACATTAATTCCTTCTTTCTTCGCTCTCTCCTCTGTTATTCCAAACGTTCCTATTTCCAAATCAAATAATTCTGTAATTGCAGTATTGAATACTGGTCTAAATATGGAATTCTTGCCAGCTATATGCTCCGCCGCAACTTTCGCCATTCTAACCGCGGAAGTTCCTAGCTGGCTTAGGGTTCTCTTTCCAGTTACGGCATCTATAACCTCTGCACAGTCCCCGATGGCGTATATATCGGGATCGCTTGTCTGGAGGTGCTCATTAACGACTATTCCCCTACTTACCTCCAAACCCGCATCTCTGGCTAAGTCAACGTTAGCCCTAACCCCTGTTGCTACTAGGACTATGTCCGCTTCAACTATCTCCTTTCCGATCTTCACGGCCTCTACAGGACTGCCAATTATCTCGCTTACACCCACACCGAACCTAAACTTAATTCCATGTTTCTCCATTTCCTCTTGCACGAGCTTTGCCATGTCTTTGTCGAGCATGGTTGGAAGCAAATGCTCGAGAAGTTCAACAACTAGGACTTCCATGCCAAGTTTAGCAAAAGCTTCTGCCCCCTCTAGGCCTATTAGTCCCGCCCCTATCACAACGGCCTTCTTTGGCTTTCTCTCCGCTATGTACTTCTTAATCTTCCTAACGTCGTCCAAGCTCTTAAGCGTGAATACTCCCTCGTTTTCAACGCCTTTTATCGGGGGGATGAAAGCCTTTGATCCTGTGGCTATTACGAGCTTGTCATATGGAACTTCGCCTTTATCTGTAATAACGACCTTCCTCTCTCTGTCTATCTTTTTGGCCTCTACTTCAAGCATCATTTCAATTCTCTGCTTCCTGTAGAACTCAGTCGGAAACACTATTACGTCTTCGGGCTTTTCTATCGTTCCGCTAATTACGTGGGGGAGAGCACAGGGAGAGTACTGCATCGTTGGTTCTTTGCCTATGACTATTATCTCAGCTTTTCTATCGAGCTTCCTCATGAAAAGCGCGAAGTTGCTTCCTGCGGTTCCTGAGCCTATTACAACTATCCTCATAGAACCACCAAAAAATGGGGGAGGAGGGGAGATATAAACGTTGGTGTTATCCTTGGGGAGGAAAGTCAAGTTACATCAGGATGAAATATTTAAAGTTTGGAAATCATTCAAGGTTGGCCTCGTTCTCCCAGAGGCCATGGATGTTGCAGTAACTTAGAGCGTAAAGCTTGCCCTTCTTATTTGTCTTTATGTAAAATACCGCCCTTGGCTCCGTTAGTGGATCGCCGTGAGCTGTAAAGGCAACCCTACCAACCATTATTGGGAAGCTTTCTCCCTCTGGGTGGAAGTACAGCTCTATCCATGCTATGTGGTGCTCTGGGGTGTTTGGATGGGGAACCTCTTTCCCTACTGAGACCTCAACTTTTACGAGGTCTCCCTCCCTTGTGTACTCTATAACTGGAACGTGCTTCTCTCCTTTCCAATCTCCACTTTTTATCGTGTCCTTCAACATCTCCATCACCTCAATCTATTCTTTCAAATTCATCTTTAGGTGCCCCGCATAGGGGGCAGATCCAATCTTCAGGAAGGTCTTCGAACTTAGTTCCTGGGGTTATTCCGTTTTCTTCATCTCCTTCCTCTTCATCATAGATGTAGCCACAGATTTTGCATCTCCACTTTGCCATATTGGTTTCCTCACTTCATGATTTGTAGTTCGTCCTTATAAGGTTTGTGGTTCAAACTCAATTAGTTTTCTGCAATATATATTTTATCTCCACAAAGGTTGGATTTTAATATGCTGATATCAAATTGAAAGTTTGGGGGACTAGAATGAAAGGCAAGGTTGCAATTCTGCTATCACTAATTATCCTAGTTGCAGGGTGCCTTGGTGGGCAAAGCACTACACCTCAAGAGAAGCTGGAAAATTTGGATCAAATAAAAACTATCTTTAATTTATCAAAATCTCAAATTGATTACCTTACAAATAACGGCATTCTCGTTATACCTAATGGGAGAGGGGCTGGAGATATTTATTCGCTTCTCGTAAAAGATGAAGTTCCTGGGATTATCACAGTTGATTCTGCTTTCCTATTATATTCTCAGGTCTATTTAATTTCCTATTTTTGGATTCTCGAAAATGACGTATCCCCCACTCTTAGAAATCTCCTTTTATACCTAGTAAGGGAGAGTGCCAAGGCGGGAGATATAGATGTTGCGTCGTATCTTGCTGTTGCCCTTCTAATGCTTGATCCGAATGTAACTTTGCCTGCACCCCTGCCTGTTTCTAAACCCAATGAAACAGGGATACTGTCTGCAATTACTTGGCTTACTAAAGAGGGAATAAATGTATCGTCTAAGGAGGGCAACTTAGAAGTTGTAAGGTTAGCGAAAATAATTAAAGGATGCCCTGAGTGTCTCCAGAATATCTCGAGAATAGATTCCGAATTAACATTCTTCTTAGGCCCTTCAAGAGGATTAAGTGTCCTTGACTACGTTAATAACCTTGATGCCATTGCTTCGGGAAGAGTTTCTCCACTTCAATTATTGGCCTCTAAGCAACCTCTAATAGTCAGGGGTAGAAGCTTAGAAAAGGAGTTACGAGTTTCCTTATTTGGTGTGAGGCTTGATCCTGGAAGTTATATCCTCGAAACATTGATATATCCAAATCTAGGACCTAACCCAACTTCTAAGACGTACTCGAGAATATTAGCTTATGGTGATTCTGCGGGATTACTTTCGAAGCCTATATCGTTCTATAGGACCTGCGACAATCTGGACCAGAATAGAGACAAGTATTGGGGGGAGATATATGAAATAACCATAAGCTTGTACAAGAGGAAGATAATATCTGCAAAAGATGCAAATAATATTATTCCCCTCCTTCCAAATCTAGTATACTTACCAGCGGTTTTAGGGTCTTCATATGCTTACACTATAGCATCGTCTCTAGGGTACTGTGATTTTCAATTCCAGTATAAGAGGTTGGTAAATCAATTCAGGGAAATTCCCCCCGATTCAATGAAAAATAGAGCGGCAAGGGCCATTAAACTACTTTTCGAAGCAGGAAGACCAAGATCAGATGGTTGGGAGAAAAGGTTCATTAATACGACTATCTCATTCTGGCTTATTATGAATGGAGCTGAGAATTTTACAATTGTCAAAGATACCATACCCTCTGGTAGGCTTGCGGATGCGTACATTGAACCTTACCCTGAAGTTTATGCAGAGCTGTATGCGTCTCTTAAAGAATTGGATGGTTTCCTAACTGCAATGGGAGTCAACGATGAAACTCTGAGATGGGCAGTTAATAGGGCAGCCGCATTGATGCTTAGGGCTTACCAAGTCTCTACCAAGATAAAGGAGGGCAAGACGCTAACCGAAGATGATTTAATATTCTTGACCCAAGAATTTCCAAGGGATTCTATTGCAATACCCCACTCGTTTGGTGGCATTAGGTTACCGAAGAATCTTGTCATTTATTCCCGGGAGGGCATGTCTCTCAGAGCAGAAGTTGAGTTGGGTACAGTCCTAGTAGTTTATAATAACAAAATATTTGTTGGCCCAATAATTATTAATAAGGCTTGGATAGAGGGATGAATGTGGTGGGAAGGGATGGGAAAATTATTTGGTATTGAATATTTTGACAAAGATATAATTGAAGGAGGATTTCCAGATGGTTCAGTAATTCTAGTTGCGGGGGAGCCTGGATCTGGCAAAACGATATTCTCTGCAACTTTCTTATACAATGGTTTTGTGAAGTTTGGAGATAAAGGTATCTACATCTCTCTTAGCGAGACAAAGAGAGAGTTCTACGAGCAAATGAAGATGTTGGGGATGGACTTTGAGACGTTTGAAAAGGCAGGAGTTTTTAAGTTTATAGATCTTGTAACGGTTCCTGCTGAGACAGTACAAAAGGAGATAGAGCTTATAATGAATGAGATAATCAAATTCAAGCCAGATAGAATTGTGCTTGATTCGGTTACAGTAATTTCAAATCTCTTAGGGAGGGAGATGACGAGGACTTTCCTCCATACAATGTTAGGGCGGATAGTAAAAGCATACAATTCGACAGCTATTCTCATAGCTGAAAAGCCAATTGGAAAGGACAGCATTGGTTTTGGGGTGGAAGAATTTGTTGTCGATGGCGTAATATTCCTAAAAAGCAGGAAAGTTGGGGAAAACATTGTGAGAACAATCGAAGTTAGAAAAATGAGGAGAAGGAGGATAAAAAGGCCAGAATATGAGTATGCAATAACTGATTATGGAATTGAATTCTTTGCTGTCCCTGAGCTTAAGAGGGCAGAATATGAGGAACCAATTTGGGAGAAGATAACCACTGGAATAGAAAAACTTGATAAATTACTGGAAGGTGGAATATACCGGGGGTCTACTGTCCTTTTAGTTGGGATGACAGGAACAGGAAAGACAACATTTGCATTACACTTTGCTATTTCAAATGCCCTACAGGGAAGAAGAGTTGTGTATGTATCTTTTGAAGAACCTATAGATCAGCTCCTAAGAACTGCTCAAAACTATGGACTCAAAATATGGGAGGCTTTAGACTCAGGAAATTTGATATTACAGAGTTGGATCCCTGAAGCAACAACGCCTTTGCAACTTTTCATTAATATCAGGAATCTTATAGAGGAGTTTAAACCTGTTGCAGTGGTAATAGACAGTTTAAGTGCTCTTAGAGAACACATAGGCGATAGAGACATTTCAAAGGTTCTAAGATACCTCTCAATTCTCGCTAAATCCAAGAAAAGTGCTCTTTACTTTACACTTACTGACGAATCTAACTCCTCAATTGTTCCCTCAACGAATGCAAGCACCTTGGCAGACGTCATAATTTGGTTAAAGTACTTCATATCTGAGGGTAAACTCGAGAGGAGGCTTATAATAGTAAAGGCAAGGGGCTCTAATCATTCGAGGAAATTGCACAAGTACGACATCACGGACACTGGGGTGATTATCTATGAGTAAGGGACAGGAAATTCTTGTTAGAGCTCTAGCAAATGCATTAGACAAGGTCAGCCCAGGGCTAAAAGCAGTTCTTGAGACCCATTTGAGAGTCTCTCTTGGTGAAGGTTTGGAAGTTGCATATAGTGATCCGAAAAAGTTTAAAGAGGCTGTAGCTAAGTTATTTGGGGAGTATAGCTCAAGATTACTCGAAATGGTTGTTATTGATCAGGTTAAAGATGTCTTAGGAGGTTCTGAACCTCCAAATACACTAGAGGAGTTAGTGGAGATTCTTAAAGAAGTCTATGGTGAGTAGGTATGAGAGATCCACTATCAATAATTGCAGAGGCCGCTAAGAGACTTAGCCCAACCCTTATAACTCATGAGATAGGAAGTGACGTTGAGATTATTTTGTATAATCTTGCTAAAAAGATCAGAGCAAGTTATGAAAATTTTGTAGTTATCTCTTTCAATGATGCGTATGCTGCAGTAATGAGGTATCTCAGATCAATATTCAATGATGCTGACCAAGTATTTGGAGCTGATAGGCTGATATCCATCAATCCCTTTCTTGAAGAGGATTTAATGCCTGAAATAATAGTTGAAACATCTGACCCTGAGATTATAGCTGGGAGGATTGGAGAAGCAATAAAGGGTCTTGATAACTCTCTTTTCTTCGTTCTTGGTCTGGATCTTTATGGAGTAAGGCATAAGGGGGAATTACCCCTAATGATACCTGGCATAACAAAGGTTCTATCGAGAGCCCCAGGAAATAGCGTCGTAATGACCTTTAACACGAAAATGTTTCCCGAGAGCATACTTGAAATAGTTAACAGTTTTGCGCTGAATGTAGTCAGGCTTGAAGTCAAAGTTGTTGGAGTTTCAATAAAAAGGATCCTAACAATAATAAGAAGCCCATTCATGGAATACAATCTAAAGTCCTGGAGGTATGAGGTTACCAGAAATGCTGTAATATTCATTCCCGAGAAATAAAGGAGAGTATTCAAAAGAGAGCCCTGACAGTTTCTCTAATCTTTTCTTCATCTTCCTTTGTTGGCCTTCCCCTGCTTTCGATGGTTGCCATATGATCAAACTTACTCCTTGCAATCAGGGTCTCTATCTTCCTACCTGCCACACCGCCCCAGCCAAATGCTCCAACTATAAGGACTGGCTTCTCATAGTTAGCCTTGTCTAGTATTTCAAATAGGGCATATCTGATTCTGGGGTGTATATCTGCTTCAAACGTTGATGCTCCAATTACTATTGCCTCGGCAGTGGGGACCTCCCCAAGGATGTCGGCAACTGCTGGACTCTCTCTATCCGTAAATCTGTACACAATGGGCTTCTTTCCTAGCTTCTTTAGCTCGTCTATCACTATCTTCATTCTCTCCTCAACGAAGCCATACATAGAATCATAAATTACGAGAACTTTGTCCTTTTCAGGAATCCCAGCTCCTATCCGCTCGTAATGTTCAAATATTCTACTTGGGTTCTTTCTCCAGATAAGCCCGTGACCAGGAAGAATCATCTTGGCATTATCTATAATCCCGAGCTTCTTTAGCTTCTCAATATTCTGGACGATGTACTTGTGGTAGTGCCCGATAACAGTTACAACGTACTTAGTAACATATGGGAGGTACTCCTTTACAACTTCTTCGCTGGAATCATCTATCTCCTCTGGAATTGAGTAGCCCCCTCCTGCATCACAGCTGAATATAAGTTTGTCCTCAACCACGTATGTTATCATTGTATCGGGCCAGTGAAGCCACGGGACAGTTATGAATCTAAAAGTTCTATTCCCTATCTTGAGCTCCTCTCCATCTTTAACGACTTGGAAGTTCTTAACAACTTCTTTCCCATAGAAACCCTCCAAGAGGTTTCTTGCGAATGCAGTTCCTATAACTCTAGCCCTATATCCGTTTGCTTCGAGAACCTTAGGCAAAGCACCGCTGTGATCTGGTTCAGTATGGTGGACTATGATATGGGTTATCTCCCTGGGATCAACGAGCTTAGTTAGCTCCTCTAAAAACATATCTGCATAATCCTTCTTTACGGTGTCAAAGAGAACAACAGCGTCTTTGAGTTTCATTAGGTATGAATTGTAAGTTATACCCTCTGGAATATACCATGTTGCCTCAAAGTACTTTATTTCATCATCATTTATCCTTATGAGGTAGAGCTCAGGCTCATTAAGTATCTTCTTTACTAAGATTCCAGCCATATTACCACCTCAGAATGATTTGCCACATGTCATATAAAGTTTTCTGTGCTCACCTCATCATTACGATTTTCGAACCTATATAGTTTGATGATATTGCAGAAGCAATACTGTTCTATCCAGCGCTTTCTTGGCAAAGTTAAAGGATTTTTGATCTCATTTAACTTAGTTTGGAAGTATGTTCTCGAGGGTAATAATCTAACAACTGTTTTTAAAGAAGTTCCAAAATAAAGCAGTCTCACTTTATTTAACAGGGAATTTTGGCATATGTTCTAAAGCCAAGAGAATGACTTTTTAAATTATATCTTTCAGAGCTATTTTTATGAAGAAGGTTGCGGTAATTACTGGGGCTTCAAAGGGGATTGGTAGGGCGATAGCCAAAGCCCTGTCTGAAGAAGGATTTTCTCTTTCTTTGGGAGCTAGAAGTGTTAATCTCCTTAAAGAATTAGTAGAAGAATTGAACACGGAGGTTTTCTACTCTTATCTTGATGTTTCTGATCCTGTGAGCGTCAAAGAATTTGCCACTAATACTCTCAAAAAATTCAGGAACGTTGATGTTGTCATAGCGAATGCTGGAATAGGAATCCCAGGGAGACTCGATGAGATAAGCGAAGATGACTTTATGAGAACCATCCAAGTAAACTTACTGGGAGTCTGGAGGACAATAAAAGCATTCCTCCCCTCCCTAAAGGAAAGAAGGGGTGTTGCGATAGTTGTCACTTCAGATTTATCAACTAGGCTACTCCCTGGAAGCGGGGCTTATGTTGTGAGCAAATGGGGGGCTAGAGCTTTAGTGAGAACCTTCCAGCTTGAAAATCCTGAGGTCAGATTTTTGGAGCTCAGACCTGGAGCCGTTGACACTCACTTTTATGGCAAGCCTGGAAGAAAGAGAGAGGAAGGCTTCATGAAGCCGGAGGATGTTGCCGAAATAGTGAGGATGGTAGTGAAACTACCTACCCATGTTAGGGTTGAAGAGGTCATGTTCAGGTCAATTTACCAGGACCCCGTTTACTAACTAAACAGCTCTAAGCAGACGTTGCACTCCTTTGGATTTAGCGTTGGATCTATAAG encodes the following:
- a CDS encoding FprA family A-type flavoprotein; amino-acid sequence: MAGILVKKILNEPELYLIRINDDEIKYFEATWYIPEGITYNSYLMKLKDAVVLFDTVKKDYADMFLEELTKLVDPREITHIIVHHTEPDHSGALPKVLEANGYRARVIGTAFARNLLEGFYGKEVVKNFQVVKDGEELKIGNRTFRFITVPWLHWPDTMITYVVEDKLIFSCDAGGGYSIPEEIDDSSEEVVKEYLPYVTKYVVTVIGHYHKYIVQNIEKLKKLGIIDNAKMILPGHGLIWRKNPSRIFEHYERIGAGIPEKDKVLVIYDSMYGFVEERMKIVIDELKKLGKKPIVYRFTDRESPAVADILGEVPTAEAIVIGASTFEADIHPRIRYALFEILDKANYEKPVLIVGAFGWGGVAGRKIETLIARSKFDHMATIESRGRPTKEDEEKIRETVRALF
- a CDS encoding SDR family oxidoreductase translates to MKKVAVITGASKGIGRAIAKALSEEGFSLSLGARSVNLLKELVEELNTEVFYSYLDVSDPVSVKEFATNTLKKFRNVDVVIANAGIGIPGRLDEISEDDFMRTIQVNLLGVWRTIKAFLPSLKERRGVAIVVTSDLSTRLLPGSGAYVVSKWGARALVRTFQLENPEVRFLELRPGAVDTHFYGKPGRKREEGFMKPEDVAEIVRMVVKLPTHVRVEEVMFRSIYQDPVY